A region of the Chryseobacterium gotjawalense genome:
AATGAAGAATTAAAGGACAAAATAAATCTGCAACACCAGAAAAGACTTTTGGTAGAAAATGAACGCATCAAATACCAGCAGGAAATTTCTGTCCTGAAACTTTCCATTCTGCAAAATCAGATGAACCCTCACTTTATTTTCAATGCTCTTAATTCAATTAAATATTACATTCTAGAACACGACACCGAAAATGCAGTGAACTACCTCACCAAGTTTTCGCAAATCATCCGGACAATTCTGGTTTCTTCCACCGTGAAAGAATTCACTTTAGACCAGGAGTTGCACACGATTAAAGTGTATGTAGATATTGAAAATTTAAGATTTACTAAAAAAATTGATTTCAACATTGTCATTGATGAACAAATAAATTCCGAAAAAATAAAACTACCGCCAATGGTTTTGCAAACGTTCATCGAAAACGCAATCTTACATGGTGTTGCCACTCTGGAAGACAAAAAAATAAATATCGATGTTTTGCGCAAAAACCAACATCTCGAAATTCAGATCAGTGATAATGGAGTTGGGAGAAAAGAGGCTGCAAAAAACCGAAATCGACGTAACAATTCGAGCAAATCATTAGGAACTAAAATAGCCGATGAAATGCTGAAAAACTATTTCGGATCTGAATCGTATAAAATTAAATACTACGATTTGCACAAAAATGATCAACCTACAGGAACCATGGTGGTTTTAGAAATCCCCATTCCATAATCTTTAGCGCATTCCGTACCTCATAATTCCGAGAAAATCATTATATTCGCAACCTTAATTAATTAGAATAATTCTTATTGAACTGTTTGAAAATGAAGAAGTTTACCGAATATAAAAATCTCGATTTAACCACCATTGCCGAGAACATTTCCCAGTTTTGGGAAAAGAACCAGACTTTTAAAAAATCTGTCGAAATCCGCGATGGCAAGCCTGAATATGTATTTTACGAAGGACCACCTTCGGCTAACGGAATGCCTGGAATTCACCACGTTATGGCGAGAGCGCTAAAAGATATTTTCTGCCGCTACCAAACCCAAAACGGAAACCAGGTTTTCCGGAAAGCAGGTTGGGATACCCATGGTTTGCCTATTGAACTGGGCGTAGAAAAAGAACTGGGAATTACGAAAGAAGATATCGGCAAGAAAATTTCTGTTGAAGATTACAACCAGGCCTGTAGAAATGCAGTAATGCGCTATACCGATGTATGGAATGATCTTACCGAAAAAATCGGTTATTGGGTAGATTTAGAAGATCCGTATATCACATACGAACCGAAATACATGGAAACTGTCTGGTGGCTTTTAAAGCAACTTTACGACAAAAAATTAATGTATAAAGGATATACCATCCAACCGTATTCTCCGGCAGCAGGAACAGGTTTGTCTTCTCATGAACTAAATCAGCCGGGAACGTATCGCGATGTTTCTGATACAACCGTGGTAGCACAGTTTAAACTGAAAAAAGCACCGGAAAACGCGGGCGAAACTTGGAAAAAATTATCCGCAATCGCTTACCCTGATTCCAATACAGAACATTCTGAAATAGCAGAAAACACCTGCGGAGGAGCATTGCATTGGGAAGAGTTTGATACTGAGAAAATTCAATCTGATGTTTATTTCCTTGCCTGGACTACAACACCGTGGACTTTACCTTCAAACACTGCTCTTGCAGTTGGGAGAGATATCGAATATATTCTGGTGAAAACTTTGAACCAATATACTTTTGAACCCATTACTGTTGTTTTAGCGAGTGTGCTTTTACAAAAGAATTTCGGTAAAAAATATTTTGAAGGAACCCCCGAGGATTTCGCGAACTACCGTCCCGAAAACAAAACGATCCCTTATCAAATTTTAAAGGAATTTACCGGTGCAGATTTAGCCGGAACCGAATACGAACAGTTGATTCCATGGTTTTTACCTGCCGAAGATGCTGACAAAGCTTTCCGTGTGATTATCGGAGATTTCGTAACGACAGAAGACGGAACCGGAATCGTTCATATCGCGCCAACTTTCGGTGCAGATGATGCCCGTGTTGCCAAAGAAAACGGGATCTCGCCAATGTTAATCAAAGATGAGAACGATAATCTCGTTCCTTTGGTCGATTTGCAGGGCCGTTTTGTAAAAGGAGGAAATACTCCGGAATTATTTGCAGGAAAATTCATTAAAAATGAATATTACGATGATGGAACTGCTCCTGAAAAATCCTGGGATGTAGAATTGGCGATTCTTTTAAAAACAGAAAACAAAGCCTTTAAAGTAGAAAAATACGTACACAGTTATCCGCATTGCTGGAGAACCGACAAACCGGTTTTATATTATCCTCTAGACTCCTGGTTTGTGAAAATGACCGCTGTGAAAGACCGTTTGGTTGCGTTGAATGAAACTATCAACTGGAAACCGAAATCAACCGGTGAAGGTAGATTTGCAAACTGGCTCGTCAATGTAAACGACTGGAATCTTTCCCGATCAAGATATTGGGGAATTCCGTTGCCGATCTGGAGAACCGAAGATTTAAAAGAAGAAATCATCATCGGATCTGTGGAAGAACTGATGGCAGAAATTCAGAAATCAATGGATGCTGGTTTCATGACCGAAAATCCTTTTGCTGCGTTCGAAGTTGGAAATATGTCGAAAGAGAATTATGCAACTATAGATTTGCATAAAAACATTGTGGACGAAATCATTCTGGTTTCAGCCTCAGGAAAACCGATGAATCGTGAATCTGACTTAATTGATGTTTGGTTTGATTCAGGTTCAATGCCTTATGCGCAACTGCATTATCCTTTTGAAAACAAGGAAATGATCGACGAAAGAAAAGCTTTCCCGGCAGATTTTATCGCTGAAGGAGTTGACCAGACAAGAGGTTGGTTTTACACTTTGCATGCGATCGCAACGTCAGTTTTTGATTCGGTAGCGTACAAAAATGTAATGTCAAATGGTTTGGTTCTGGACAAAAACGGCCAAAAAATGTCGAAACGTTTAGGCAATGCCGTTGATCCATTTTCCACTTTAGAAAAATACGGTCCCGATGCTACGCGTTGGTATATGATTGCAAATGCAAATCCTTGGGAAAACCTTAAATTCGATTTAGAAGGAATTGACGAAGTGCGTCGAAAATTCTTCGGAACTTTATATAACACGTATTCATTCTTCGCTCTTTATGCGAATGTTGACGGATTTACTTATGCTGAAAAAGACGTAGAAAACCGCCCAGAAATCGACCGATGGATTTTATCAGAACTTAATTTATTGGTCCAAGAGGTCACCGCTTTCTATGAAGATTACGAACCTACAAAAGTAGCGAGAGCCATTAATAATTTTGTTAATGACAACTTAAGCAACTGGTATGTAAGACTTTGCCGAAGAAGATTCTGGAAAGGCGATTATTCTGAAGATAAAATTTCCGCCTATCAAACGCTGTATATCTGTTTAGAAACAGTTGCTAAAATTTCAGCGCCGATTGCTCCGTTCTTTATGGATCAATTGTATCAGGATTTGAATAAAATCACCGGAAAGAATGAAGCAGAATCGATTCACTTAACCGATTTCCCGAAAGCGAATGAAAGTTTGATCGATCAGGATTTGGTGGAGAAAACGCACCTGGCACAACAAATTACGTCGATGGTATTTTCATTAAGAAAGAAAGAAAACATCAAAGTAAGACAGCCCCTTCAAAAAGTGATGATTCCGGTTTTGGATAAAAAAACAGAAGCACAGATTTTAGCCGTTTCCGAACTGGTAAAACAGGAAGTGAATGTAAAAGAACTGCAATTGATTAATGCAGATGAAGCTGCTGATTTAATTGTAAAGCAGATTAAACCCAACTTCAAAACTTTGGGTGCGCGGCTTGGAAAAGACATGAAAACGGTCGCCGGCGAAATCACCAGTTTTACGGCCGAACAAATTTCTACTTTAGAAAAAGAAGGAAAAATGGAAATTCAAGGGTATGAAATTTCATTAGATGATGTGGAAATTTTCACGAAAGATATCCCGGGCTGGACAGTAACAAGTGAAGGAAAACTAACCGTGGCACTGGATTTGACCTTGACCGACGAATTAAAAGCGGAAGGAATCGCCCGCGAATTCATCAACAGAGTTCAGAATTTAAGAAAAGATAAAGAATTCGACTTAACGGACAGAATTACAATACGTCTGGAAGAAAATAATCCTTTCGAAAAAGAAATTATCAACAATGAGGCATATATTTCAGCAGAAGTATTGTCAGATAGAATAGAAATTGTAAATTCACTCTCAAATTTTGATGAGATTGAGATCGATGAGCTCAAATTCAAAGTAGATGTTCAAAAAAAATAACAAAACACGATGACCTGTTGAAACGGGTTTATTAAAAAAAATACAACTATGGCAGAAGACAGACAAAAGTACAGCGATGCTGACTTACAGGAATTTAAAGTGATTATTCAGGCAAAAATAGATAAAGCAGAAAAAGATTTAATGCTGATCAGAGAAAGTTTCATCAATGACCAAAATAATGGGACTGATGACACCTCGCCAACCTTCAAAGCTTTTGAAGAAGGCGCCGAAACCTTGAGCAAAGAGCAAAACTCGATCCTGGCCGGAAGACAGGAAAAATTTGTGCGTGACTTAAAAAACGCTTTGATTCGTATTGAAAATAAAACTTATGGAATCTGTAGAGTTACCGGAAAATTAATCCCAAAGGAAAGATTGATGGCTGTTCCACACGCTACTTTGAGCATCGAGGCAAAAAATATGCAGCGATAAATCGATCGCGTAACATGAATAATGTACAAAGTATGCTGTATTTCTCTATACAGAATACTTTGTGCATTTATCTTTTACATTCATGAATACCATACTCATCTTACTTGCCCTGGTCGTGATTTTTATCTATTTCTTCCGAAAAGAGATTAAAGAAAAAATAAGCCCAAATCCGGAGAAAAACTACACCATTGATGATCGGTATAATGCTCTAAAAAAAGACCGTGAAAAGGAGATTGACAAAATCCTAAGCAAAATCGGAAAAAACGGATTAAATGATTTGTCATCTGAAGACAGAAAACGACTCGACGAACTTTCAAAAAAATAAAATAAAAATGGAATCACTTATAGTTCACCCAAAAAATCAAATGGAACTCAATGCACTGAAAAGCGTGATGAAAGACATGGGCATTAAATATGAAAAATTTCACACCAGAAATCACAATGCTGCTCCCAAATTTGAACCAAAAACAGCGTCAGATAAATCCGCAAAACCTGTCAGAACTTTTAAAGACAAACCAAAGAACGACTTGTAATGAAGAAAATAGCATTAATTACTTTTATCATTCTTTTAATCGATCAGGTTTCAAAATTTTATATCAAAACGCATTTTAATTTAGGAGAAAGCATTCCTGTATTTCCAGGTTTCAAATTGACTTTTGTAGAAAATCCGGGGATGGCTTATGGATTTCACTTCGGTGGTTTGATTGGAAAATATTTTCTGGTCATCATCCGCGTATTTTTAATTGGCGGAATGGTTTACCTTTTCAGCAAATGGCTGAAAGAAGGAGCTAGCAATTATTTATTAATTCCCATGGCGATGATTTTCGCCGGCGCGATCGGCAATTTAATCGATGGGATGTTCTACGGAATGATCTTCGACAGCGGAACCGTTTATGACGAAAGTATCGGCAGATGGATTGAATATGGCGGAATATCTAAAACCGTTCCTTTCAGTGAAGGCTATTCTACCTTTATGAAAGGCTGTGTCGTAGATATGCTTCATTTCCCATTGGTCGATTGGCATGTTCCTCCAACTTTTCCCTTAATTGGTGGCAGACATATTGAATTCTTTAAATACATTTTTAATGTGGCAGATTCTGCCATTACAGTAGGCGCAGTATTATTATTAATTTTCAGAAAAAAAGCGTTACCACATGGTCTGGATTTTTAAAATGATTAAATGAGACCTACTAAAAATACAGTCACAGCATTCCTGATACTCACGGTATTGGGAATTTTTATTACCTTCCGGGGGAAGTCATACGATTGAATAACTTACTCAGTCAAAGCAAGCCCAATAATCTGCAAAAATCCATGTTTGCCAAAAGAGGTTTTGTTTTGTATTTTTGCTCCTAAATTAGATCAAAATACATGTCCAGAATACTTACAGGAATACAGGCAACCGGAACACCGCATTTGGGAAATCTTTTAGGAGCGATTATTCCCGCCATTGAATTATCTAAAAAGCCGGAAAACGAATCATTTTTGTTTATCGCAAATCTACACTCTTTAACACAGATAAAAAATGCGGCAGAACTGAAACAAAATACCTACGAAATCGCTGCAGCATGGCTTGCCTGTGGTTTAGATACCGACAAAACTTTTTTTTACAGGCAAAGTGACATCCCGGAAACCTGTGAACTGACTTGGTATTTATCCTGTTTTTTTCCTTACCAAAGATTAACGCTGGCGCATTCTTTTAAAGACAAAGCCGACCGCTTAGACGATGTGAATGCTGGATTATTTACCTATCCTGTATTGATGGCCGCAGATATTCTGTTATACGACGCGGAAATTGTTCCAGTAGGAAAAGACCAGTTACAGCACCTGGAAATGGCGCGTGATATGGGTGCGAGATTCAACCATCAAATGGGTGAAGTGTTCGTTTTACCGCAAGCAAAATTACAGGAAGACACGAAATATGTTCCGGGAACCGACGGCCAGAAAATGTCGAAATCGAGAGGGAATATTATCAATATTTTCCTGCCGGAAAAAGAACTGAAAAAACAGGTAATGGGAATAGAAACCGATTCGAAATCTCTGGAAGATCAGAAAGATCCTGCCACAGACAAAGTTTTTGCTTTGTACGAATTGATTGCAACCCCTGAACAAACCGAAACTTTAAGACAAAAATATTTAGCCGGAAATTTCGGGTATGGTCACGCCAAAACAGAATTGCTGAATTTGATTTTAACCCGATTTGCAAAGGAAAGAGAATTGTTCACGTATTATATGAACAACTTGCCGGAACTGGAGGAAAAACTACAGGAAGGCGCAGCGAAAACGAAAGTAATTGCTCTGGAAACATTAGCGCGGGTTCGAAAAAGCGTTGGAGTTTAGTTCAATTAAGACCAAGAAAAAACCTTTCCGATTTTGGAAAGGTTTTCTTTTTATAAAAGTTCTTTTAACTCCATTAATTTCTTGATCACCTGCACGTCATCTGCTTCAAATTTATCATCGAATACATCAAAATAAATTACCTGTAAGCCAAAGGATTTTCCGCCTTCTACATCGGCAATCCAGTCGTCACCAATCATGATGGATTCCGCCGCCGAAGCACCGGCTTTTTTCAAAGCATACTCGTAAATCTCAGGCTGTGGTTTTCTGATGTTGATTTCATCTGCACTTGTTATGGTTTGAAAGTAATTTTGGATTCCCGAAAGTTCACATTTTTTATGCGTAACTTCTTTAAAACCATTAGAGAGAATATGCAGTTTATAGCCTT
Encoded here:
- the ileS gene encoding isoleucine--tRNA ligase, translating into MKKFTEYKNLDLTTIAENISQFWEKNQTFKKSVEIRDGKPEYVFYEGPPSANGMPGIHHVMARALKDIFCRYQTQNGNQVFRKAGWDTHGLPIELGVEKELGITKEDIGKKISVEDYNQACRNAVMRYTDVWNDLTEKIGYWVDLEDPYITYEPKYMETVWWLLKQLYDKKLMYKGYTIQPYSPAAGTGLSSHELNQPGTYRDVSDTTVVAQFKLKKAPENAGETWKKLSAIAYPDSNTEHSEIAENTCGGALHWEEFDTEKIQSDVYFLAWTTTPWTLPSNTALAVGRDIEYILVKTLNQYTFEPITVVLASVLLQKNFGKKYFEGTPEDFANYRPENKTIPYQILKEFTGADLAGTEYEQLIPWFLPAEDADKAFRVIIGDFVTTEDGTGIVHIAPTFGADDARVAKENGISPMLIKDENDNLVPLVDLQGRFVKGGNTPELFAGKFIKNEYYDDGTAPEKSWDVELAILLKTENKAFKVEKYVHSYPHCWRTDKPVLYYPLDSWFVKMTAVKDRLVALNETINWKPKSTGEGRFANWLVNVNDWNLSRSRYWGIPLPIWRTEDLKEEIIIGSVEELMAEIQKSMDAGFMTENPFAAFEVGNMSKENYATIDLHKNIVDEIILVSASGKPMNRESDLIDVWFDSGSMPYAQLHYPFENKEMIDERKAFPADFIAEGVDQTRGWFYTLHAIATSVFDSVAYKNVMSNGLVLDKNGQKMSKRLGNAVDPFSTLEKYGPDATRWYMIANANPWENLKFDLEGIDEVRRKFFGTLYNTYSFFALYANVDGFTYAEKDVENRPEIDRWILSELNLLVQEVTAFYEDYEPTKVARAINNFVNDNLSNWYVRLCRRRFWKGDYSEDKISAYQTLYICLETVAKISAPIAPFFMDQLYQDLNKITGKNEAESIHLTDFPKANESLIDQDLVEKTHLAQQITSMVFSLRKKENIKVRQPLQKVMIPVLDKKTEAQILAVSELVKQEVNVKELQLINADEAADLIVKQIKPNFKTLGARLGKDMKTVAGEITSFTAEQISTLEKEGKMEIQGYEISLDDVEIFTKDIPGWTVTSEGKLTVALDLTLTDELKAEGIAREFINRVQNLRKDKEFDLTDRITIRLEENNPFEKEIINNEAYISAEVLSDRIEIVNSLSNFDEIEIDELKFKVDVQKK
- a CDS encoding TraR/DksA family transcriptional regulator; the protein is MAEDRQKYSDADLQEFKVIIQAKIDKAEKDLMLIRESFINDQNNGTDDTSPTFKAFEEGAETLSKEQNSILAGRQEKFVRDLKNALIRIENKTYGICRVTGKLIPKERLMAVPHATLSIEAKNMQR
- a CDS encoding DUF6576 domain-containing protein, which gives rise to MNTILILLALVVIFIYFFRKEIKEKISPNPEKNYTIDDRYNALKKDREKEIDKILSKIGKNGLNDLSSEDRKRLDELSKK
- a CDS encoding DUF2683 family protein; its protein translation is MESLIVHPKNQMELNALKSVMKDMGIKYEKFHTRNHNAAPKFEPKTASDKSAKPVRTFKDKPKNDL
- a CDS encoding lipoprotein signal peptidase; translation: MKKIALITFIILLIDQVSKFYIKTHFNLGESIPVFPGFKLTFVENPGMAYGFHFGGLIGKYFLVIIRVFLIGGMVYLFSKWLKEGASNYLLIPMAMIFAGAIGNLIDGMFYGMIFDSGTVYDESIGRWIEYGGISKTVPFSEGYSTFMKGCVVDMLHFPLVDWHVPPTFPLIGGRHIEFFKYIFNVADSAITVGAVLLLIFRKKALPHGLDF
- the trpS gene encoding tryptophan--tRNA ligase is translated as MSRILTGIQATGTPHLGNLLGAIIPAIELSKKPENESFLFIANLHSLTQIKNAAELKQNTYEIAAAWLACGLDTDKTFFYRQSDIPETCELTWYLSCFFPYQRLTLAHSFKDKADRLDDVNAGLFTYPVLMAADILLYDAEIVPVGKDQLQHLEMARDMGARFNHQMGEVFVLPQAKLQEDTKYVPGTDGQKMSKSRGNIINIFLPEKELKKQVMGIETDSKSLEDQKDPATDKVFALYELIATPEQTETLRQKYLAGNFGYGHAKTELLNLILTRFAKERELFTYYMNNLPELEEKLQEGAAKTKVIALETLARVRKSVGV